TTATATCCAACAAGGTgatgattgaattttttttttttttttttcttttttcttttccatcttTTACACTTCACCTTCTTTGTGACTTCGAGAATGAGATTGTCCAGCTGAGGAGTTGCACCAACAAAGAAACCTGGACCTTGAACCGCACAATCTACATTAAGGTAGGCAACAGCTTTTGAGCCAAGATTCACGAGGTTTTGTTCAACCCACTCAGTGGATCCTATCTGAAATAACAAACAAATAGGTAAACTAAATTTAGAAAGTCCACTGAACAAAATAGTCAATAAGACAAACATGTTTTTATTTGATGACTTCCCAAAACTGTACGATGTAGGAGGAAATTGACACTCTCTTCAATGTGTTGGacaaaactcttaaaaaaacaaCCACAACTCTGGAcgaatataatttttaatgacTAAATAAGGATTCTTCAGGGCAGACAGTAATGAACTACATGCAAATACAGACAAACAGGAGTTGGTTCCATCCTTCCATGTTTGGATTTTTAAATGATTGCAATTGCCAGCCTGTCAGTGACGGAAAGGCAGAATCACAATTAGAATGAGTGCAGCAGTCACCATAAAATTAATAGCAAAATacttctctctcacacacacacacatgcgagcgcgcgcgcacacaaagaaaaaaacagtgGAAGTGGGCCAAGTGGCTGTGTCCTCACAAGGCAGCACTCtgattaaaaagagaaatgcaacAAGTAACGGGGAGCCAAAGCTGCAAGGCAGCAATAATGAAGGCAAAAACTAGACATACTTTCCCATATATTTAACACTGCTAACAAAGTAGGACTCCCATGCATTAGGAACTCATGCTTCAGCAACGAATTGCATGCATAAGCAATAGGTGACCTATTCTTGATAAATCATACACAGTTAAAGGATCTCTTGTCATGGACACAATTATGTTCATCccttttgaaaacaaaaattcaaataacTTGGAGATAGATGCTCCTTTTCTCCCCAACTGGGGTACACATTAATGACCAATGAAAAAAGGAACATTACCTACCATCCCAAATTCTTCCGCATCCCAACTGCAGAGAAATATTGTCCTACGAGGCTTCCACCGCAAGCGCATTAAAAGAGCATATCGCCGAGCAATGTCAAGCAGGGCAGCAGTTCCACTATTAGGGTCAACAGCACCATACGTCCATGCATCTCTATGATTGCCAAGCAGCACATAGCGGTCAGGCTCTTCCAACCCCCTTATGACAGCAAAAACATTATGAATAGTCACTACCCTTTTCTCCCCCTATAAAATGtgagacaaaaaacaaaaaaacagattaAAAAATTGAGGAAGTTGGtaaggggaaaagaaaagaattgagAAAGCAATAGGCCAAAAAAATATAGTACACAAAGTAAATCTCTTTTGTAGAGAAAAAAGTGAACGCAAGGATAATCGAACATAAGTACACAAGACACAGAAAAAAGCTAAGCTCATAAGCACAAAGCTAAGGACGAACTTCTGTCTAACGGAACCAAATACTATTTCAAAACATGGCTTTCAAAAGGTTTTAGGCTTTGTTGCTTCAAATTGGCGAGACAGTGATAAAGCAGGAATCAACACCACAGATCCATCAATGAGTATGAGCACAATTTTGTATTCACAAGACAAATCCAAGCTAGGGAAGTTTCAGCCTATCTATATTTTGGAAAACCTTTTCTCAATAAGTAATTATTTGATTGACAACGAAAAAATTGTCCTGGTAAACTTAATAAAGAAACTTGCTACAGTGTTTTAAGAACTACAATAAGTACAAGGACAAGGACAGTTATGCAACAAAATTATGCaggattttcaaattttatcccaagaaaaaatagttatatatcCAACACAGGAGATATTATTTTGATCATAAGAAAACACTTTATTATAATGGCCTTCAATGAATAATTCAtgtatgacaatttttttttggagggtgAGTTCAAACTTGTCTGTAATCGGTAATCATAAGCCAAACCAGAAAACTtaccaaaaattttcaattgaaacCAACTCAGCCACCTACCATTCACATTTGACAAAAACCTTAGCTCAATAAATAAAGACAACCAAAAAGGCCTACTTTCCCAAACATGTACAGAAAACTTTCTATCCACTGTCAAAAGTACCAAATCCACAACGAAATAAAACCACGTCACAATTCATCCATACCCACGAAGCCCACATCCAAAACTTGACCAAACTTTACTCAACCAACCAGTCTCTtctaacaaaacaaacaacaatagAACGCAAGCACCAAAGTCAACCTCTGTTCTATTCCAGCACACAACACtttccaaaatcaaatttgaCTTCAATTTGCATCAAACACACTAAGCAAGcacgtatatatacatatagcaCCAACCTGGTAAGTGAAGTTCAGCATCGTTGGGCCCGGCCCGACGCCACCGACCCCGGTCGACCACTCAGGCGGAGACTGAGCGCCTCCGAGCGAGCCCAAGATGGTCTCTGCGGCCTCGGCCGACAAAGGCATAGACGGAATTCTGGGGAATCTCTTCAAAACCTCACTGTCCTCCAAGTCCAAGCGCTCTCCACCGTCGACCCCAGCCCACCCGGGGCTCAGCGGGTCCCCCACTCCACTCATCACCGTCCCTCTCTCGAAGCCCTTCCTAAACTTGTCCCCCTCAGCGTACAATAGCACAGCCAAGGCCCCGTGCGCCTCGGCCTTTCGGACCACAACCCCTCTCGGCAAACCGCCCTTTCTCGCTATCACCACGCACCCGCTAACGTTCACCCCCAACTTCCGCAGCGCAAAATAGTCCTCGTCCGTGCCGTGGTTCACGAACACCGCCTTGGCGTGCGCTGACCCGGACGGCGAGTACGCGTGGTAGGGCCTCACCACGTTGGCGGACTCGGTGAGCTCGGCCAACGGGAGGTCAACGACCTTGCCGTCGCTAAAATGCGCGGAGAGCGAGGACTGCACAGGATAAGACAGTAGCGCTGTGTACTCCGCCGTACGGGTCTCGAGTCCCATTTCCTTGAAGTTGGATAGCACGTAGTTCGCGGTGTCGAGTGAGGCTTTTGTCCCGGCGAGGTGAGGGTGCAGAGTGAGCGCCCGCAGGTAGGAAGCGAGGGTGTGATTGGTTGCGGATGAGAGGAAGATCTGACGGTAGCGGAGAGCGGTCTCCGGATTGGAGAGCGATTCCGCCGGGCGCGGGTAATGCAGCGTATAGAATCCCAGAATGCAGAGGACAAGGAGGAGTACAAAGGTCAACATCGGCGGTGGTTTCGACGTGAAGATTGTTGTCGCCTTCGAGAAGGCTTCCGCCATTTCTAGAAACCGAACAGAGGTTAGGTCTGGAAGAGTACTATACGCAGCTGAATgcctgaaaaaagaaaaagaaaaaaggcttAAGAGCAGGTTGCCCGTTGCCGGTattttccaattcaatttggttttttttttccagtgtACAATGGTGGGGAGTGTGAACTTGgcgtgatatatatatatatatacacatgaaaGAATAGACAGAGAAATGGAAGGCATGCTGTGTGCGTGTAGTGTAGTGTGTTTGTGACGTGGCTTTGGGAATCACGCGAAAATGACCCGAAACCCCTTTTGGAGTGGATGGGTCCCCACACACTTCCgcatacaaaaatatatactGATTGCAACCCtttattagaaatttagaaGTGGATCGCATCCGGCGTTGTCTCAGTCTGTGTCTCgcaaatcaaatataataaacaGATACGGTGATGCCAATGTTCGTTAAaagttattgttttttgtttttttgcttttgttcttttgtattttatttttggttctcAACCCAAATACATTTACAAGtacggctctctctctctctctctctctctcatcttttatttttcagtatatatttttacaaataatttatatttatatatatcacgtcaaaatactttttcaaataaaaaataaaaatatacttcAAAACACATCTCGAATAGGTCGCATTCAGTTTTACAAGATTTTTAACTTTACCCCCATAACTTATATACTTAGCATTCTTatccaattaatcaaaataattttaatattatttacgTTCTCaaggagtagttcaatcggctgtgaatcacGTCTCATGAAACAAAAGCTACTACAGTACTCACTCACCgaataaaatagtgaaagtgaataattaaaataaaaaacataatataAGTGCTGTGAAAAAATTGGTAACTAAAATGAAGAAATGtgaatttcttatttcttaGCTAAAATTAAGAGTATTTGATGAACTAAATGTTAATTCTCTTATATACTATTAATGTTAAgttaatttcttatttatttgcCATAATAGCTTGTCACCTGCCTTTTATAACTATAAATGCTAAAACGTAGTGTTTCTAAAATTGaattggataatttttttttttttaattcaatttattaagcTGACATTTGTCTTTAGAATACGCTATTTTCACATACTCTAAACATATGTCGTGTGCTTTGTTAACCgtatttttttaatccaatttgTACAATGACACCTTACCATATTTATTTATCAGTTAACGGTCATTATATCGTGCCAACATGATTAGtacaaaaaattcaactttcaTATATACGTTACAAATGTATACGTTTCATCAATGACATATAcataatgttttaaaatatcacttttttcctttatataatGTTGACCAGTTGACTCGAGTACAGCGACAAAACACCTTACCCGATCCCCTCCTTTTAGCAAGCCAATAACGTAGTGATCTTAATATGAGGTGGTCATTTATAAAAGTCATGAGACCTAAAGAATGCAAAAACAAGAAAGACTCTAATAAGAGCGCGCACGCCGTATTCGGCTATAAGAAGTAGTGGACActagataaaaagaaatatacacATCGTAGCTATTTTTTGGCGGGCAATTCGATCGCTCTTGTACTTTATTTTACGGatacttttttaattattatcttGACACACAATCAACTGTTGTAACATGATGGACTCACGTTCCAAAGCAGTGTTATAGCCAAAAGAGAATCAAAAACAACATGGGATTTGGTCAAAAGAAGCTAAAATATTAAGGTGGTGGGTCCTTTGTGTTCTAAGGAGAGAGGAGGATGATTTTTTATATGAAGGCGGTTTTGGCTTCATACTTATTTGATGTGATTTGAGGGATAGGGTGGCTGACAAACATTTGGAGCGCCACTGCTGCAAAAATCTCACAATCCTCCACGTGCAAACTTTTCATGTCACGTTTGGGGTTTAAGAATGTCATTTTCGTCATTTCGTAATTCAATTTTGATTATgacattcaaaatattttaatatttatgcTCTCAATGAGTAGCTCAATTAACTGTGAACTACGTCTAATAAAGcgaaggtcattagttcgaattttctttctcccttctcTTGTgagaacatgtcaaaaaaaaaaaaaaatcaatcagcCAACTAATAAAGGTTATGGATTTAATGCTCTTGAACTCGATTATAATTAAGTTTAGGGATTAAGcattttgaagagaaaagaaaaaaaaaattaaattataaaatattaaaacaatggATTTGTTACATCTCAAAAAGTTATTCACCTTTATAGCCACGTATAAAAGATTTGGAacacaaaaacatatatataattagatggACGGATTAAACATATATTGTCTTAGATGtcataaaaaaactacaacatgttttgttttttaaaagtccagtttaattaaatataaaccgTTAAAAAGACTACAGCGCCAAATCCCTCACGCGGCAAGGCTCATGGCcccttaattttgaatttttcccttaaaatagttaaatatagtTATTTGGGCCTAAAATTTAGGCTTGCTCCTTGTCAAAATCATGCTTGACCCTCATTCATGCTTTAGTAAACAATGCATCGGTCTCTataggctatgtttggcaaaggagtgaACTTGAGAAAATTGACCGGAACtatagtagatttgattgatgtgagaaaaaaaagtaacatcAACTCAACAAGACATCTTATCCCAAATGCTTTGCAAATCAGAATTTTTAtctattcaaaaaaaatcattttcaagtttttccaaaaacacagttttgaacctttttttttttttttttttttaagtttttcttaaACCAAAATGACCCATTTTTGCTTGacactatttttttatatactaaaagcattttttaagcTGATTCATTCACTTTCAAAAGGGGTATTAATAATAGATAGCACTATTTACTCAAGAGACAGAGAGAATCTAAACACAGTTGtattgaaacaaataaaatatgcTTCAGTAGATGATACTATTTGAAACTGataatccaaataaaaaaacaaagaaggcaTTAACATCTTTACCAGCAAGTGCTGCCCCTCCCCACATGATACTATCTTTGTTTTGAGGGACATATCTTTAACAGATACTATGAATAAAACATCTAGTGGCCACAAATCCACACAAAAGGAATTGTCAAGGTTTTGTCCAAGAAAGACTGAAAGAGACATGAAAACCTTTGCCTTTTTCTGGATCTTTATTCACCCtgtttttttgtgaaaaaagaatgagaatAGATGTCCCCTTTCccctttcactttcacttgcACTTTGTAATCTTAAGCCAAAGCTAAAGGCCCAAAAGCAGAAGAGTGGGATCAGTGGGTGTACCATGCCAGGGTGAGTGGGGAGGGCATTAGCCTTTCAAGCAtccatgtctctctctcactccaaAAAAGATGCATTTGCCCATCAAATAATGCAATCATTTGAGATGCTTTTACAGAGGATACTGTTAGGAAGACAGCCATGGTCCCAAGAGATTTTCAATGTCCAATCTCAATTCTCCATCTGGATATCTTAAGATTGTTCTGTGATTGCCTAAATTCTCTCCACTTGGCTGCTACCAACCACTGCCCATGCTATAGCCACTGGTGGTCCAACCTACTATCCGAGGTAATTGACATCTAGctttatatactatatttttatcctacaacaATCTCATAATGCCAACCCTCCTATCAGAGGTAATTGACATTTAGctttatatactatatttttatcctacaacaATCTTATAATGCCGGCATAATAGTTCCAGCCAAATAAGAACTGATTTAAGGGTTACTCATACATTTACCATAAGAGtaaaagtaatgctagaaactacatttttatcaatCGATGCTGATATAGCAATTCCAACCAATACTTGGATCAGActttgtttaaaaaagaaaagaaaaaaagtaatgctaaatattatatttttatcttacaattatccAACAATGTTGATGTGACACTCCAAATCAACCATTCAACTTTTTTTGAAGTGTCACATCAGCATTATTAAATAGAATTATAGTATcgaacatttttaaaaataaataaataaattcaaaagttGGTTGAAACTGACACACCaacattatgaaataattgtaagataaaaatgtaatctCTATCATTATTCCATAATGTACACGaacatttatcaaaaaaaaaaaaaaaaaaagacaaggatAATGTGTAAGGTCAACTAGCCTATATGAAGACAAATGAAGATTAGGGTTAGGCTCGTTTGATTCGATGTTTTAGGTGTGACCTAACATGCATGCTGGTGATAATAATTGTGGTACAAACAATGTTAAAATGTGGCAGCTATGTCATTAACAAGCTTATTATGATTATGACAGCCAAAATCTTTGAAGGGGAGTGTAACTTCAACAAGCTGGTTCACATCATTGAGGTGATGGGTTTGGCACTCTCAGCCTGATTTCATAACCAAAACCCTATCTTAATTGTCAACTTAACAGCCAGATGATAACACACGTATCTAATTTCAAAAAGAATGGCTACAAAAAAATGATAAGGGAAAGAAAGGAGCTTCTCTTCTCTCATGAGTAAAACATCAGAAGGGGGGAATTGATTGAAACTGATCCCTCTAAAGTCTATCTTTTCAAGAAACAGCACTAATAAAGGAGAAGATAATGTATTGACAGTATTTCTACTTCAAACCCAGatcaaaaagaaagacaaaattgTTTTGAAGACAGTTTCCTTTGTACATTATCCATGTGTCTCTGTCTCATAAGCAG
Above is a genomic segment from Corylus avellana chromosome ca9, CavTom2PMs-1.0 containing:
- the LOC132161754 gene encoding probable glutamate carboxypeptidase AMP1 isoform X2, whose protein sequence is MAEAFSKATTIFTSKPPPMLTFVLLLVLCILGFYTLHYPRPAESLSNPETALRYRQIFLSSATNHTLASYLRALTLHPHLAGTKASLDTANYVLSNFKEMGLETRTAEYTALLSYPVQSSLSAHFSDGKVVDLPLAELTESANVVRPYHAYSPSGSAHAKAVFVNHGTDEDYFALRKLGVNVSGCVVIARKGGLPRGVVVRKAEAHGALAVLLYAEGDKFRKGFERGTVMSGVGDPLSPGWAGVDGGERLDLEDSEVLKRFPRIPSMPLSAEAAETILGSLGGAQSPPEWSTGVGGVGPGPTMLNFTYQGEKRVVTIHNVFAVIRGLEEPDRYVLLGNHRDAWTYGAVDPNSGTAALLDIARRYALLMRLRWKPRRTIFLCSWDAEEFGMIGSTEWVEQNLVNLGSKAVAYLNVDCAVQGPGFFVGATPQLDNLILEVTKKVKDPDSEPATVYEKWVASNAGINIQRLGGVDSDFAPFVQHAGVPSVDIYYGRDFPVYHTAFDSYSWMTNYGDPLFRRHVAVAGIWGLLALHLADDSIIPFNYLSYAEQLQAYKDALSKVLNGGVSLYPLTTSIQELASAAKEAEAEAKILRQQETTGDSVVLKKRALNDRLMLAERGFLDADGLQGRQWFKHLIYGPPSDYESKLVFFPGVADAISRSSRMSRKEGQAAIQHEIWRAARAIERAARALKGELT
- the LOC132161754 gene encoding probable glutamate carboxypeptidase AMP1 isoform X1, with protein sequence MAEAFSKATTIFTSKPPPMLTFVLLLVLCILGFYTLHYPRPAESLSNPETALRYRQIFLSSATNHTLASYLRALTLHPHLAGTKASLDTANYVLSNFKEMGLETRTAEYTALLSYPVQSSLSAHFSDGKVVDLPLAELTESANVVRPYHAYSPSGSAHAKAVFVNHGTDEDYFALRKLGVNVSGCVVIARKGGLPRGVVVRKAEAHGALAVLLYAEGDKFRKGFERGTVMSGVGDPLSPGWAGVDGGERLDLEDSEVLKRFPRIPSMPLSAEAAETILGSLGGAQSPPEWSTGVGGVGPGPTMLNFTYQGEKRVVTIHNVFAVIRGLEEPDRYVLLGNHRDAWTYGAVDPNSGTAALLDIARRYALLMRLRWKPRRTIFLCSWDAEEFGMIGSTEWVEQNLVNLGSKAVAYLNVDCAVQGPGFFVGATPQLDNLILEVTKKVKDPDSEPATVYEKWVASNAGINIQRLGGVDSDFAPFVQHAGVPSVDIYYGRDFPVYHTAFDSYSWMTNYGDPLFRRHVAVAGIWGLLALHLADDSIIPFNYLSYAEQLQQAYKDALSKVLNGGVSLYPLTTSIQELASAAKEAEAEAKILRQQETTGDSVVLKKRALNDRLMLAERGFLDADGLQGRQWFKHLIYGPPSDYESKLVFFPGVADAISRSSRMSRKEGQAAIQHEIWRAARAIERAARALKGELT